One window from the genome of Cryobacterium sp. GrIS_2_6 encodes:
- a CDS encoding HAD domain-containing protein, translated as MPNPGFLPVPVFMDVDGSLLAYPESGSAEPRLITRRLEFDLSDASGYPRIVRFDPAVIAELNLLVAEGLIQLIWASTWDESANHYLLSALGLEGGPFEVAIVGTRYGDQMAAGVWIKARAVGRWLQSNRTEDGPIVMVDDLLADQANGFMSPQRRSIDAVAGPGSLLLATDSIRGVLPSQVAEIRAYAERLASGTDTGTSSQVVLPFVSGWGVRQGTQYASLTRADLDLLMSGGEVELDVLDEYTLRLTYDASAPARPHPVADLDDEFFHEPRAWYPYKPGEWLTPIGEIADGFADLDYLRTTISRLGFAVSGRHPEDGFPDGAVITDDVPAIRGALSAEDRGE; from the coding sequence GTGCCGAACCCTGGCTTTCTTCCTGTCCCAGTTTTCATGGATGTCGACGGGTCGCTTCTCGCCTATCCGGAATCAGGCTCCGCGGAGCCGAGACTCATCACTCGAAGGCTTGAATTCGACTTATCGGATGCCAGCGGCTACCCGAGGATCGTTCGCTTTGACCCCGCTGTCATCGCCGAGCTCAACCTCCTTGTCGCCGAGGGCCTCATTCAGCTGATTTGGGCGAGCACTTGGGACGAATCGGCAAACCACTATCTGCTTTCGGCACTGGGGCTCGAAGGCGGCCCGTTTGAGGTTGCAATAGTTGGCACCCGCTACGGGGACCAGATGGCGGCCGGCGTCTGGATTAAGGCGCGAGCTGTCGGTCGATGGCTGCAGTCAAATCGGACTGAGGACGGTCCGATCGTGATGGTTGATGACTTGCTGGCCGACCAAGCGAATGGATTCATGAGCCCTCAACGGCGAAGCATCGACGCGGTAGCCGGCCCCGGTAGTCTGCTTCTCGCGACCGACTCAATCCGCGGGGTGCTGCCCTCACAAGTCGCCGAGATCCGTGCCTACGCCGAACGGCTGGCTTCCGGCACTGATACCGGTACGTCTTCTCAGGTCGTCTTGCCGTTCGTCAGCGGTTGGGGCGTTCGGCAAGGCACACAGTACGCGTCGCTGACCCGGGCGGATCTGGATCTTCTAATGAGCGGTGGAGAGGTGGAGCTCGATGTGCTCGATGAGTACACACTGCGTCTCACGTACGACGCATCAGCGCCCGCGCGCCCGCATCCTGTGGCCGATCTTGATGACGAGTTCTTCCATGAGCCCAGAGCGTGGTACCCGTATAAGCCGGGCGAGTGGCTCACACCGATAGGCGAGATCGCGGACGGTTTCGCAGATCTTGACTATCTGCGCACGACGATCTCTCGGCTAGGTTTCGCGGTTTCCGGACGGCACCCGGAAGATGGTTTCCCTGACGGCGCGGTCATCACCGATGACGTGCCCGCGATCCGCGGAGCCCTGTCTGCTGAGGACAGGGGCGAGTAG
- a CDS encoding competence protein CoiA family protein, which translates to MASRHTHTEILDFISGDQRMLYASDRETGDLFYLIDGEADLRREHTRHNLQCVVPTCPTPELTTVARRDGRRQGFRHLTRVKGEGHAEGLFHRQAKAAIADWLRSTYPLSTVALEVPLDGNRTRVADVMLTNPDGSRIGFETQYASLSSSEWETRHRDYADANVTDVWLFGHVGDHLQLTGDQRVKLNAVHRATARAGVPLLWFNPLQGQLATASTQEYFPTAGIHVEVSPDGHSTRAREESGQLYLFPIGELTTSRAGASAPILTFLARQRKEAQDQEAAAIARNLNAKRAAAQQEARNIAFKLRVQNKATHRQAAWRMSPEKARMLAAFKGYRPGFIGIAPLGEGSFHGTPIYLPFPDEQWQSLLYLKFMHGKPDKTIVTITECAAHLAGLDPDVRLAKEAVKFWFHRMVDSGLMVKVQIPGPNGVPGLRYAFRDPQVLSVELAAAELRKSKAPKEKGSSDPDPRHLHNREREEHAAKLEEERAQGRKDRALDAAARAQEKAERKEREAQLPSVDDLRAAGAVITHLPAHFARPGVHLCHGCKHALSDSNAVRLGYHVTCAYLIPGPPALPVSPPRQTER; encoded by the coding sequence ATGGCCTCTCGGCACACCCACACCGAAATCCTCGACTTCATCAGCGGGGACCAGCGGATGCTCTATGCCTCGGACCGGGAAACCGGGGACCTCTTCTACCTCATCGATGGAGAAGCTGACCTCCGCAGGGAGCACACCCGGCACAACCTGCAGTGTGTCGTGCCGACTTGCCCCACGCCCGAGCTCACCACTGTCGCGCGACGTGATGGCCGCCGGCAAGGTTTCCGCCACCTCACACGAGTCAAGGGTGAAGGGCACGCGGAAGGGCTCTTCCACCGGCAAGCCAAAGCCGCGATCGCCGACTGGTTGCGCAGCACCTACCCACTGTCGACGGTCGCATTAGAAGTTCCTCTGGACGGAAACCGGACCCGGGTCGCCGACGTCATGCTGACCAATCCTGATGGCAGTCGGATCGGCTTCGAAACCCAATACGCGTCGCTCTCCAGCTCCGAATGGGAGACCAGGCATCGCGACTACGCGGACGCGAACGTCACCGACGTGTGGCTCTTCGGGCACGTGGGAGACCATCTCCAGCTGACCGGGGACCAGCGGGTGAAACTGAACGCCGTCCACCGTGCGACCGCACGTGCTGGAGTGCCTCTCCTCTGGTTCAACCCGCTCCAAGGCCAGCTGGCGACCGCGTCAACCCAGGAATACTTCCCCACCGCAGGAATTCACGTTGAGGTCTCCCCGGACGGGCACAGCACGCGAGCTCGCGAGGAATCCGGCCAGCTGTACCTGTTCCCGATCGGGGAGCTGACCACTTCGCGTGCGGGAGCGTCCGCCCCGATCCTGACTTTCCTGGCACGACAACGGAAAGAAGCCCAAGACCAAGAAGCCGCCGCTATCGCACGCAACCTCAACGCCAAACGCGCCGCCGCCCAGCAAGAGGCCCGCAACATCGCGTTCAAGCTGAGGGTGCAGAACAAAGCCACGCACCGACAGGCCGCTTGGCGGATGAGCCCGGAAAAAGCCAGGATGCTCGCCGCGTTCAAAGGCTACCGGCCCGGTTTCATCGGGATCGCGCCACTTGGAGAAGGGTCCTTCCATGGCACCCCGATCTACTTGCCGTTCCCCGACGAGCAATGGCAATCGCTGCTGTACCTGAAATTCATGCACGGCAAGCCCGACAAAACTATTGTCACGATCACCGAGTGCGCCGCACACCTCGCCGGCTTAGACCCAGACGTGCGCCTGGCCAAAGAAGCTGTCAAGTTCTGGTTCCACCGGATGGTCGATTCCGGGCTGATGGTCAAGGTCCAGATACCCGGACCCAACGGGGTTCCGGGGCTCCGGTACGCGTTTCGGGATCCCCAGGTTCTCTCCGTGGAGCTCGCCGCCGCCGAACTTAGGAAGAGCAAAGCGCCGAAGGAGAAGGGCTCCTCCGACCCTGATCCGCGTCACCTTCACAATAGGGAGAGAGAGGAACACGCGGCGAAGCTCGAGGAAGAACGGGCTCAGGGCCGGAAGGATCGCGCACTGGACGCGGCCGCCCGCGCCCAGGAAAAGGCCGAGCGCAAGGAAAGGGAAGCCCAACTCCCTTCAGTGGATGACCTTCGGGCTGCGGGGGCAGTCATCACGCATCTGCCCGCTCACTTTGCCCGACCAGGTGTGCACCTCTGCCACGGATGTAAACACGCTCTCTCAGATAGCAACGCCGTCCGTCTCGGATACCACGTCACATGCGCTTACCTGATCCCCGGGCCGCCTGCTCTCCCGGTTTCGCCTCCCCGACAGACCGAACGCTAA
- a CDS encoding metallophosphoesterase, with the protein MTLIPDLTLPGEEAVVVAGDWHGNINWAQQVFPFLRRAVPGVRTVLHLGDFGFWPGQDFAQTVDYWARSVGVERILVTPGNHENWAALDTLFAENPGEMIQIAERVFVMPRGYRFTLAGQQFTSLGGAASLDREDRVPFREWWPSEIPTEDDVARVIAGGPTYVLLTHEAVDGGADLVERVLRANLLGWGREALAYSALSRDRVTRVYRALNPYVVAHGHLHLQAERTGEDGRQIFSLAADGAAGNLATLNLDTLQWEWLGDPRAWKR; encoded by the coding sequence ATGACGTTGATCCCCGATCTGACCCTGCCCGGCGAAGAAGCGGTCGTTGTGGCCGGCGATTGGCATGGCAACATCAATTGGGCCCAGCAGGTATTCCCGTTCCTGCGCCGTGCAGTGCCCGGCGTCCGGACTGTCCTCCATCTCGGAGATTTCGGTTTCTGGCCCGGCCAGGATTTCGCGCAGACGGTCGACTATTGGGCACGCAGTGTCGGGGTCGAGAGGATCCTGGTCACCCCAGGCAACCATGAGAACTGGGCAGCTCTCGATACGCTTTTCGCGGAGAACCCCGGAGAGATGATCCAGATCGCGGAGCGCGTATTTGTGATGCCCCGCGGCTATCGGTTCACATTGGCTGGTCAGCAGTTCACTTCGCTGGGCGGTGCCGCGTCACTGGACCGCGAGGATCGCGTACCTTTCCGGGAGTGGTGGCCGAGCGAGATCCCAACGGAAGATGATGTTGCGCGGGTGATCGCTGGCGGACCGACGTATGTTCTATTGACCCACGAGGCGGTGGATGGCGGCGCAGACCTAGTCGAACGGGTTCTCCGCGCCAACCTATTGGGGTGGGGCCGGGAAGCGCTCGCTTACTCGGCTCTCTCACGCGATCGAGTCACCCGCGTGTATCGCGCCTTGAATCCGTACGTCGTCGCCCATGGGCACCTCCACCTTCAGGCGGAGAGGACCGGTGAGGACGGCCGGCAGATCTTCTCACTAGCCGCGGATGGCGCCGCCGGGAATCTGGCGACGCTCAACCTGGATACTCTCCAATGGGAGTGGCTCGGTGACCCTCGGGCCTGGAAGCGGTAG